From the genome of Cloacibacillus sp., one region includes:
- a CDS encoding YhcH/YjgK/YiaL family protein: MVYDSVERFITELPEYMPRASQLSEFLSAAREKSFEELKKMDFAPLDLRFGEYETKPQEEIPFEAHKRYWDLQLVLEGEELIGYAPLAELTETVAYAEKDDIAFYRGEGQNVKLSREMAVLLAPWDGHRPGANVGDTSCKIKKIVVKLPW; encoded by the coding sequence ATGGTATATGATTCAGTAGAACGCTTCATCACCGAACTGCCGGAATACATGCCGCGCGCGAGCCAGCTGAGCGAATTTCTCTCGGCAGCGCGCGAAAAAAGCTTCGAAGAGCTGAAAAAGATGGACTTCGCGCCCCTTGACCTGCGTTTCGGGGAATATGAGACGAAGCCGCAGGAGGAGATACCCTTTGAGGCCCATAAAAGATACTGGGACCTCCAGCTTGTCCTCGAAGGGGAGGAGCTGATTGGCTACGCACCGCTTGCGGAGCTGACGGAGACCGTTGCCTACGCGGAAAAAGACGACATCGCCTTCTACCGCGGCGAGGGACAGAACGTGAAACTCTCGCGTGAAATGGCGGTGCTGCTGGCGCCGTGGGACGGCCACCGTCCGGGGGCGAATGTTGGGGATACCTCCTGTAAAATAAAAAAGATCGTCGTTAAACTGCCCTGGTAG